In a genomic window of Aggregatimonas sangjinii:
- the gap gene encoding type I glyceraldehyde-3-phosphate dehydrogenase yields the protein MKTINIGINGFGRIGRRVFRLLQQHPQIKVRAINDLSDSKTLSHLLKYDSIHGVFQGEVHHNEKNIIVNGQKIALLNAGHPAAIPWKQHQVDIVVEATGKFKDRKSLSHHIANGVKKVILSVPPTDDEIKMVIFGINEDTIKVEDHILSNASCTTNNAAPMIKVIDDLCGIEQAYITTIHSYTTDQSLHDQPHHDLRRARAAGQSIVPTTTGAAKALTKIFPHLSDVIGGCGIRVPVPNGSLTDITFNVKRPTSIIEINETFEKISGTTLKNILLYTEDPIVSVDVNNSSYSCTFDSQMTSVIGTMVKIIGWYDNETGYSYRIIDLMELLIAKDYI from the coding sequence ATGAAGACAATCAACATCGGTATTAACGGATTTGGCCGTATTGGGCGTAGGGTATTTCGTTTGTTGCAGCAGCATCCCCAAATCAAGGTAAGGGCGATAAATGATCTTTCCGATAGCAAAACCCTATCCCATTTATTGAAATATGATAGCATACACGGGGTTTTTCAGGGAGAAGTGCACCACAACGAAAAAAATATCATCGTTAACGGCCAAAAAATCGCCTTACTGAACGCCGGTCATCCGGCGGCGATTCCCTGGAAACAGCACCAGGTCGACATTGTCGTTGAAGCCACGGGTAAATTTAAGGATAGGAAAAGCCTGAGCCATCATATTGCCAATGGCGTCAAAAAGGTCATCCTATCGGTACCCCCCACGGATGACGAGATTAAAATGGTCATTTTTGGCATCAATGAGGATACTATCAAAGTCGAGGATCATATCCTCTCCAACGCTTCATGTACCACCAACAATGCCGCCCCTATGATCAAGGTTATTGACGACCTTTGCGGCATCGAACAAGCCTATATTACCACCATACACTCCTATACCACCGATCAAAGTCTGCACGACCAACCACACCATGATTTACGGCGGGCTCGGGCAGCAGGTCAATCTATAGTCCCCACTACGACGGGAGCAGCGAAGGCTTTGACCAAAATTTTCCCTCATCTTTCCGATGTTATCGGAGGTTGCGGTATTCGAGTGCCGGTCCCGAATGGCTCGTTGACCGATATTACCTTTAACGTAAAACGGCCGACTTCCATTATTGAAATCAACGAAACCTTTGAGAAAATTTCCGGTACTACGCTTAAAAATATACTTTTATATACCGAAGACCCAATAGTATCGGTCGATGTAAACAATAGTTCTTACTCTTGTACGTTTGATTCTCAGATGACTTCGGTCATAGGAACTATGGTTAAAATCATCGGCTGGTACGACAATGAAACCGGGTATAGTTACCGAATCATAGACTTAATGGAATTGCTCATTGCTAAAGACTACATTTGA
- the lipA gene encoding lipoyl synthase: MSNDANTNVLPPKGKPKWLRVKLPTGKKYTQLRGLVEKYDLHTICTSGSCPNMGECWGEGTATFMILGNVCTRSCGFCGVKTGRPSSVDWAEPEKVARSIKIMGIKHAVVTSVDRDDLKDMGSIIWAETVKAIRRMNPETTLETLIPDFQGIERHLDRIIEVTPEVVSHNMETVKRLTREVRIQAKYERSLEVLRYLRANGINRTKSGIMLGLGELEEEVIETMEDLRRANVDVVTIGQYLQPSKKHLPVKEFILPEQFKKYEEIGLQLGFRHVESGALVRSSYKAHKHIN, translated from the coding sequence ATGAGCAATGATGCCAATACCAATGTACTTCCCCCGAAGGGAAAACCGAAGTGGCTTAGGGTAAAACTGCCTACAGGTAAAAAATACACCCAACTACGGGGCTTGGTTGAAAAATATGACCTTCATACCATATGCACCTCAGGTAGCTGCCCGAATATGGGCGAATGCTGGGGAGAGGGTACGGCCACTTTTATGATATTGGGAAATGTGTGTACCCGTTCCTGTGGTTTTTGCGGTGTAAAGACCGGACGCCCATCGTCGGTCGATTGGGCGGAACCTGAAAAAGTAGCCCGATCTATTAAAATAATGGGCATCAAGCATGCCGTGGTCACCTCTGTAGATCGAGACGATTTAAAGGATATGGGCTCTATCATCTGGGCAGAAACCGTCAAGGCCATTCGTAGAATGAACCCCGAAACGACCTTGGAGACCCTAATTCCCGATTTTCAAGGTATCGAAAGACATTTGGATAGAATCATCGAAGTAACTCCGGAAGTAGTCTCGCATAATATGGAAACGGTAAAACGACTTACCCGTGAAGTACGCATACAGGCCAAATACGAACGTAGCCTCGAGGTTTTACGGTATCTGCGTGCCAATGGTATCAACCGAACTAAATCGGGTATCATGCTAGGCTTGGGAGAATTGGAGGAAGAGGTAATCGAGACCATGGAAGATCTCAGAAGAGCTAATGTAGATGTGGTTACTATCGGTCAGTATTTGCAGCCATCTAAAAAACATTTGCCGGTAAAGGAGTTTATTCTCCCAGAGCAGTTCAAAAAGTATGAGGAAATAGGGTTGCAACTCGGTTTTCGCCATGTAGAAAGTGGTGCTTTGGTACGATCTTCATATAAGGCGCATAAACACATTAATTAG
- a CDS encoding RNA polymerase sigma factor — translation MDNSAHNLADIIEKAKTGNQIAFSTLLDTYWNMVYGFQLKRTHNENDAEDITIQTFSKAFDKIATYDSSYEFKTWLIAISKNIHIDMVRKRKRDILESSGTNDAVKKVLDDAPTVEDRLITEQNLAHLLRDIEKLKPHYQEVINLRYFNEMSYADIAAELNEPMNNVKVKLLRAKKLLAEIIKKR, via the coding sequence TTGGATAATTCCGCCCATAACCTCGCCGACATCATCGAAAAGGCGAAAACGGGCAACCAAATTGCATTTAGCACCTTACTGGACACTTACTGGAACATGGTGTACGGCTTTCAGTTAAAACGTACCCATAACGAAAACGACGCCGAGGACATTACCATCCAGACCTTCTCTAAAGCTTTCGATAAAATCGCCACTTACGATAGCTCCTACGAGTTCAAGACTTGGCTGATCGCTATCTCGAAGAACATCCACATCGATATGGTCAGAAAACGCAAACGCGACATTTTGGAATCCAGTGGTACCAATGATGCGGTAAAAAAAGTGTTGGACGATGCGCCCACTGTAGAAGACCGACTTATTACCGAACAAAACCTCGCCCATTTATTGCGGGATATCGAGAAATTAAAGCCACATTATCAGGAAGTCATCAACCTACGTTACTTCAATGAAATGAGTTATGCCGATATTGCCGCAGAGCTTAACGAACCAATGAACAATGTTAAGGTAAAGCTCCTGCGTGCTAAAAAACTTCTCGCCGAAATCATCAAGAAACGGTAA
- a CDS encoding membrane or secreted protein codes for MKLFLLTVGLLAVAFAGIAIKIWSKKDGEFAGTCASQSPFLNEDGQACGMCGKLPSEQDCQKESTSL; via the coding sequence ATGAAACTTTTCTTGCTAACCGTTGGATTATTGGCCGTGGCCTTCGCCGGTATCGCCATAAAAATCTGGTCAAAAAAAGATGGCGAATTTGCAGGTACCTGTGCCAGCCAAAGTCCATTTTTAAATGAAGACGGACAAGCCTGTGGCATGTGCGGGAAATTACCCAGCGAACAAGATTGCCAAAAAGAAAGTACATCTCTCTAA
- a CDS encoding anti-sigma factor domain-containing protein produces the protein MKDKIKNFLDSDLLEKYLLGTTTEEENLQVERYIAMHPEVRKTYDELQDNLEAFAKMHALKTPEGLKAKILARIKSENVGRKRFFRYAVAASFATVMFAGASYFFYDQNQSLQEENEMVTNQIELLKEDMKQGLEDMRNQFIVLNNPKTKKYNVQGNKKAKELKAVAYVNPVKKLSYINVSKLPNLPENQCYQMWAEVNGKMINLGVIQEAGDKEKLMALPYSDEAIGYITIEPKGGNETPTVENIVANISY, from the coding sequence ATGAAAGATAAAATAAAAAATTTCTTGGATTCCGATTTGTTGGAAAAATACCTTTTAGGTACGACCACCGAGGAAGAGAATCTGCAGGTAGAGCGTTACATTGCCATGCATCCTGAAGTACGTAAGACGTACGATGAACTTCAAGATAATTTGGAAGCTTTTGCAAAAATGCATGCCTTGAAAACTCCTGAGGGACTTAAGGCCAAAATACTGGCCCGAATCAAATCGGAGAATGTTGGACGGAAACGTTTTTTCAGATACGCCGTAGCGGCTAGTTTTGCGACCGTAATGTTCGCGGGGGCGTCGTATTTCTTCTATGACCAAAATCAGAGTCTTCAGGAAGAAAATGAGATGGTCACCAATCAAATAGAATTGCTGAAGGAAGACATGAAGCAAGGTCTGGAAGATATGCGCAACCAGTTCATTGTGCTGAACAATCCGAAGACAAAGAAATACAACGTGCAAGGCAATAAGAAAGCGAAAGAGCTGAAGGCGGTCGCTTATGTGAATCCCGTAAAAAAGCTTTCCTATATCAACGTAAGTAAGTTGCCCAACTTACCTGAAAATCAGTGTTACCAAATGTGGGCTGAGGTCAACGGCAAAATGATCAACCTCGGTGTGATACAAGAAGCGGGCGACAAGGAAAAGCTAATGGCTTTGCCATATTCCGATGAAGCAATAGGGTACATTACCATAGAGCCAAAAGGCGGCAATGAAACACCGACCGTAGAAAATATTGTGGCGAACATTTCGTATTAA